CCGGAAGAGTTGTTTGCCGAGATCAGCTCCGGTGGTAAAACCCGTAAAAAATAACAAAGTCCGTTAAGCTTGACTTAAAGTTAACTTTAATTTGTATGATCGCCCTCGAATTACATCACTCCCCCCCCCTTGTGTCAGCATAGTTGTCGAGGTTGATTATGGATCTTAATGCTTTTTTCAAACGTATACAGTTTCAAGGTGACGTCAGTATTAATCTGCAAACCCTGAATGCATTGCAAACCGCTTTTGTGCATACCGTCCCTTTCGAGAATCTGGTAATACATCTTGGGCAGGGCATAAATTATGAATCCGATGCTGTATTCGACAAAATTGTTACTCGTGGTTTGGGAGGGGTGTGCTACGAAAACAATACCTTGTTTTATGATGCCCTGATGGCAATGGGATTTGATGCACAGTTGATTGCGTCAGAAATGAATCCTGATCCGGAAAAAGAATTGTCGGTGTTCACGCACGCTGCAGTACTCGTTACTTTTAGTGATGGGCAATATCTGGTTGATGTGGGTAATGGCAGAAACTTTGGTGGTGCTCTGGCTATTGATGGCTCAGTAAACACTTTCGCAGAAGGCTATGAGTACAAGATAGCGCCTTATGATGAGCGGCATCTGGGTTTGTTCGCTCGGGATCTTAATCAAGGCAAAGGTCAGAAGCCTGGTGAATGGGAAAGCCCGAATGCTGATCAGCCTGGTGGTTGGATAATCCGATATGCGATTCAGCCTGCTTTGCCAGCCCAAACCCGCAGCTATTTTAAGGATGCCTGCGACAACATTCAGAATTCACCGGATTCAATTTTTCGTCAGAAGCGTCTGGCGACTTTACCAAAAGCCTGTAGTCGTATAACGTTTTCCGATTACTTCTGGATTGAAAAAAGTGATGACGGGCAACGCATTGATAAGGACATTCCTGAATCGGAATATTTGTCTGTTCTAAAGCGTGATTTTGGGCTGAATTATTCGTTGTAAAAGTTACCTCCAACCCTGATGATTCAGCAAGAATCATCAGGGTTGAAGAGCATATGACATATCGATAATGTGGTTGAAATAATTCTCTTCTACAACAGAGTTCACCACGCCATTCGCATGGATGAGAACTGGGCATACTGCCAAACTGCTATCGTGGGTTAGCCTTGCTATTTTTTGCTTAATATCTTTAATGATGCTTTTCTGAACTTTGCCAGCCAGCATCTTGCATTCACAAACATACAGACGATGTTTGGTTTGAATCAGTAAGTCTATCTGGCAACCTTTCTGACGCTGGGTTTGATTCTGGAAATAGCCACCGACAAATATGGGGTCTGTGATGCGTAATTTCTCTAAAACGAAGTAAGTGTTGTTGTAAACAAGATTCTCAAACTGTAGCCCTAAAATGCTGGCTAGATTATCTGGAACGGTTTCTCGCCCTGTCCTTTTTGCTAACTCATTCTGCTTTGAAATAGAGCGGAAGAAAAACGCTGTATAGTTATCAGCGATCTTGAATTTTGCCGCTCGTCCGGATTTTGTCGTTCGGGTATTCCAAGTGTGTTCTTGTTTAAGAAAGCCTACCTCGCATAAGTCTGACAATGCCTGATTTACCCGACCTGTGTAGTGTTTCTCAATTTTTTCTGCTACTTCTCTCGCAGTCAACGCAGATGCACTGTTGCCGACGGCTTCGAGTATGGCGCGATAGGTTTTATTTTCATTAGAAAACAACTCATTGAACATCTGATTAAACTCATTGTTAAAAGCGCCTGTGCTCTTATAGGCAAGCTTCAATAAGTTATCCTCAGCCGTCAGGTTTGGGTCAATATGATTGAGGTATAGCGGGACTCCACCAAAAGCGCAGAGCAACTTTATGATGTCCCGTTTTGGAAGCTTTTTGTGCGCTGAACCAAACAATTCAAGCACGTTATTCAGCGGCAATTCGCGCAATACCATATTGACTGAGATACGCCCTACAAAGCCTTCACTCGCGATGATGTTTTTCTCCATCCAGGAAGCCAGAGAGCCGGACAGGATCATCATAAAATTGGCTTTATGGGCGCACTCGCGCTCCCAGACTTCCCATAGAACGTGCTCAATGGGTGTCGGAGATTTTCTGGCTAACCAGTTCACTTCATCAATTGCCAGAATGGTATGGGAGTGAGAACACTGGCTGACTATAAAATAGATCAGTGCAGACCATGATTCATGGGGTGGTTTATAGGGCAGATCAAACTCGCGTTTTACCTGTTCAGCGTAGGCAGCTCTCTCCTGTTCATCAGTCAACGTCTTTTTTGGTGGAGGCGATGTCAGATAGCGCAGGGTGACTCTGGAGTCTCGGGCGGGCAGCTCTTTTATCAAAGTGCTTTTGCCTATTCGGCGACGGCCTTTGATGACATTCAATGTGCCTTTGTGAGCATTGAATGACTGCAGTAGTGTTTCAATTTCTTCTGTCCGACCCACGAAGCGGTTCATTGTGATGCCTTTTTATGTTCATGGATTAAGCGGTATGTCGATTTCATGAACATAAGGATAGTCTAATATTTTGTTCATGAAAATGACGTTTTGTTAATTTCATAAACATTCATAAATAAAGAGAAACGGGCGTCCCTCTTCATTTATCGCGGAAATGTCAGGCGATGTAGCTTGATATACCATTAATCAGCATCTGCACAGACAGCATGATCAGGATCATACCCATCAGACGCTCAATGGCGAATACGCCACGATTACCCAGCAGCTTCATAATACGGTTTGAACACACCAGAATGGCTGCACTCACCAGCCATGCCCCAAACACGGCAGTGATCAGGGCAACTTCTTCACCGGGATTCTGATTACCCAAAAGGATCAGTGTGGCAAGAATGGATGGCCCGGCAATGAGTGGTGT
Above is a window of Endozoicomonas montiporae CL-33 DNA encoding:
- a CDS encoding arylamine N-acetyltransferase family protein codes for the protein MDLNAFFKRIQFQGDVSINLQTLNALQTAFVHTVPFENLVIHLGQGINYESDAVFDKIVTRGLGGVCYENNTLFYDALMAMGFDAQLIASEMNPDPEKELSVFTHAAVLVTFSDGQYLVDVGNGRNFGGALAIDGSVNTFAEGYEYKIAPYDERHLGLFARDLNQGKGQKPGEWESPNADQPGGWIIRYAIQPALPAQTRSYFKDACDNIQNSPDSIFRQKRLATLPKACSRITFSDYFWIEKSDDGQRIDKDIPESEYLSVLKRDFGLNYSL
- a CDS encoding MarC family protein encodes the protein MATPLIAGPSILATLILLGNQNPGEEVALITAVFGAWLVSAAILVCSNRIMKLLGNRGVFAIERLMGMILIMLSVQMLINGISSYIA
- a CDS encoding AAA family ATPase, giving the protein MIKELPARDSRVTLRYLTSPPPKKTLTDEQERAAYAEQVKREFDLPYKPPHESWSALIYFIVSQCSHSHTILAIDEVNWLARKSPTPIEHVLWEVWERECAHKANFMMILSGSLASWMEKNIIASEGFVGRISVNMVLRELPLNNVLELFGSAHKKLPKRDIIKLLCAFGGVPLYLNHIDPNLTAEDNLLKLAYKSTGAFNNEFNQMFNELFSNENKTYRAILEAVGNSASALTAREVAEKIEKHYTGRVNQALSDLCEVGFLKQEHTWNTRTTKSGRAAKFKIADNYTAFFFRSISKQNELAKRTGRETVPDNLASILGLQFENLVYNNTYFVLEKLRITDPIFVGGYFQNQTQRQKGCQIDLLIQTKHRLYVCECKMLAGKVQKSIIKDIKQKIARLTHDSSLAVCPVLIHANGVVNSVVEENYFNHIIDMSYALQP